In one window of Gossypium hirsutum isolate 1008001.06 chromosome A01, Gossypium_hirsutum_v2.1, whole genome shotgun sequence DNA:
- the LOC107948397 gene encoding homeobox-leucine zipper protein HOX11 yields MELALSLGDPSKPFSLLGNTPKLSRSKDLGFCMGLGDGFKSQHKIDAFEAQSRGGSDVKRVPSDPPLHLHLLPSSQTQLRIPCLTHEYGDGRGLDVNQLPPAAAAEEDDDEESEEGAAISSPNSTVSSFRMNFGIRNGKNKGKRDLEVERVSDDDDENGSTRKKLRLCKEQSAFLEESFKEHNTLNPKQKLALAKQLNLRPRQVEVWFQNRRARTKQKQTEVDCEYLKRSCETLREENKRLRKKLQELRVLKTCQPFYMQSPVTTLTMCPSCERLATKGSAVTGYPPFFSSINTCDPETSPSPPDNFFKSLDVTSEKT; encoded by the exons ATGGAGTTGGCTTTGAGCTTGGGTGATCCCTCCAAGCCATTTTCGTTGCTTGGAAATACCCCAAAGCTATCAAGAAGCAAGGATCTAGGGTTTTGTATGGGGCTTGGAGATGGGTTCAAATCACAACATAAAATCGATGCTTTTGAAGCTCAAAGTAGAGGAGGTAGTGATGTAAAAAGGGTTCCTTCAGATCCACCTCTTcaccttcatcttcttccttcttcCCAAACTCAGCTTCGTATCCCTTGCCTCACTCATGAAT ATGGAGACGGCAGAGGGTTAGATGTGAACCAGTTGCCACCGGCAGCGGCGGCGGAGGAGGATGATGATGAGGAATCTGAGGAAGGAGCGGCAATTTCATCTCCGAACAGCACGGTTTCGTCTTTTCGAATGAATTTTGGGATTAGAAATGGAAAAAACAAAGGGAAAAGAGACCTTGAAGTTGAAAGAGTGAGTGACGATGACGATGAGAACGGGTCAACTCGGAAGAAACTTAGGCTCTGTAAAGAACAATCTGCTTTTCTCGAAGAAAGTTTCAAAGAACACAACACTCTAAATCCt AAGCAAAAGCTTGCTTTGGCCAAGCAATTAAATCTTCGTCCTCGACAAGTGGAAGTTTGGTTTCAGAATAGGAGAGCAAg GACAAAACAGAAGCAGACCGAGGTAGATTGTGAGTATTTAAAGAGAAGTTGCGAGACATTGAGAGAAGAAAATAAGAGGTTacggaagaaactacaagaattGAGAGTTTTAAAAACTTGTCAACCATTTTATATGCAGTCACCTGTCACCACCCTCACCATGTGCCCTTCATGTGAGCGCCTCGCCACCAAGGGCTCTGCCGTCACTGGATACCCACCCTTTTTCTCCTCTATAAACACATGTGACCCTGAGACATCCCCAAGCCCACCCGAcaattttttcaaatcattggATGTGACCTCTGAAAAAACATGA